One region of Anaeromyxobacter paludicola genomic DNA includes:
- the truD gene encoding tRNA pseudouridine(13) synthase TruD: protein MTLPFVTADLPGSGGAIKRSPEDFRVDEVPAYLPQGDGPHLYLLVEKRGRTTPDVVRGIARALCVPERDCGYAGLKDREAVTTQWLSFPCPRDPDPERLAGEGYRVLRASRHQNKLKAGHARGNRFGIAVRGGDLARAAACAEGLAARGLPNFFGAQRFGRDGDNAAVGKLLLQGRLEDPRARRAARDRFLRRLTLSAWQSALFNRWLAERLADGLFAAALAGDVMKKLDSGGVFDCADPAADAPRVAAFEISPAGPMFGHKLRPASGEALAREERLLAAEGVTLDDLRRGGGEAEGTRRAARLPVQVSLEPMEGGYRASFELPRGSYATVVMGELTKSEADLGEAE, encoded by the coding sequence ATGACCCTCCCCTTCGTCACCGCCGACCTGCCCGGCTCGGGCGGCGCCATCAAGCGCTCGCCCGAGGACTTCCGGGTGGACGAGGTGCCCGCCTACCTGCCGCAGGGCGACGGCCCGCACCTCTACCTCCTGGTCGAGAAGCGGGGGCGGACCACGCCCGACGTGGTGCGCGGGATCGCCCGCGCGCTCTGCGTGCCGGAGCGCGACTGCGGCTACGCCGGCCTGAAGGACCGCGAGGCGGTGACGACGCAGTGGCTCTCCTTCCCCTGCCCGCGCGACCCCGACCCGGAGAGGCTCGCCGGCGAGGGCTACCGCGTGCTCCGGGCCTCGCGCCACCAGAACAAGCTCAAGGCGGGCCACGCCCGCGGCAACCGCTTCGGCATCGCCGTGCGCGGCGGCGACCTCGCGCGGGCCGCCGCCTGCGCCGAGGGGCTCGCCGCCCGCGGGCTCCCCAACTTCTTCGGGGCGCAGCGGTTCGGGCGCGACGGGGACAACGCCGCGGTGGGGAAGCTCCTCCTGCAGGGGCGGCTCGAGGATCCGCGCGCCCGGCGCGCCGCGCGCGACCGCTTCCTGCGGCGGCTCACGCTCTCGGCCTGGCAGTCGGCGCTCTTCAACCGCTGGCTCGCGGAGCGGCTCGCCGACGGCCTCTTCGCCGCGGCGCTCGCGGGCGACGTGATGAAGAAGCTCGACTCCGGCGGGGTGTTCGACTGCGCCGATCCCGCGGCCGACGCGCCGCGCGTGGCGGCCTTCGAGATCTCGCCGGCGGGCCCGATGTTCGGCCACAAGCTGCGCCCGGCCTCGGGCGAGGCGCTCGCGCGCGAGGAGCGGCTCCTCGCCGCGGAGGGCGTGACCCTCGACGACCTGCGCCGAGGCGGCGGCGAGGCCGAGGGGACGCGCCGGGCGGCGCGGCTGCCGGTGCAGGTGTCGCTCGAGCCGATGGAGGGCGGCTACCGCGCGAGCTTCGAGCTCCCTAGGGGCTCGTACGCGACGGTGGTGATGGGGGAGCTGACGAAGTCGGAGGCGGACCTCGGGGAGGCGGAGTAG
- a CDS encoding DUF4388 domain-containing protein codes for MSDRPAPSAPLTLDVDAHGRVAPGDDLARRALADRAGRFLLLPSAPDLLVARRSPGGGGAVAPPRCVLAGDLSAFPIADLVTFIHQSRLSGRLEVAAAGVERAMVFKDGEVTGATSAAPGERIGEVAVRLGYVTAAQVRAGMRSGRPLGKHLVEAGAISSADLWKCFHEQVSAVFHAVLLAREGVFVMLDGAPDDLHGTPLSMSTQALLMDAIRRIDELSLFQSRIPGPQAFLRRREPRSPVALKPLEQQLLDRVDGRTRVAGIAAALHLNEFDAIKVLYHLAEAGYVEAAAEPLAGPAEAPAERLGAICEGMNELFRVIGAAVGAGGIEPVLAGSRPFLSDPASRFAPLYRKLQPARDLSLEPAALLLNLEALDPKRLRELEPSGDRAGYLFDALAELMFFYLFQAGEKLPRAADEALAREVKRRFDALASLKATP; via the coding sequence GTGAGCGACCGCCCCGCCCCGAGCGCGCCCTTGACCCTCGACGTGGACGCGCACGGGCGCGTCGCGCCGGGGGACGACCTCGCGCGCCGCGCCCTCGCCGACCGGGCCGGGCGGTTCCTGCTCCTGCCGAGCGCGCCCGACCTGCTGGTGGCGCGGCGCTCGCCGGGCGGGGGCGGGGCGGTGGCGCCGCCCCGCTGCGTCCTCGCCGGCGACCTCTCCGCGTTCCCCATCGCCGACCTCGTCACCTTCATCCACCAGTCGCGCCTCTCCGGGCGGCTGGAGGTGGCGGCCGCCGGGGTCGAGCGGGCCATGGTCTTCAAGGACGGCGAGGTGACCGGCGCGACCAGCGCCGCGCCGGGCGAGCGGATCGGGGAGGTGGCGGTGCGGCTCGGGTACGTCACCGCGGCGCAGGTGCGCGCCGGGATGCGCTCGGGGCGGCCGCTCGGGAAGCACCTCGTCGAGGCCGGCGCCATCAGCTCGGCCGACCTCTGGAAGTGCTTCCACGAGCAGGTCTCGGCGGTGTTCCACGCGGTGCTCCTGGCGCGCGAGGGCGTCTTCGTCATGCTCGACGGGGCGCCGGACGACCTGCACGGCACCCCGCTCTCGATGAGCACGCAGGCGCTGCTCATGGACGCCATCCGGCGCATCGACGAGCTGAGCCTCTTCCAGTCCCGGATCCCGGGGCCGCAGGCCTTCCTGCGCCGGCGCGAGCCGCGCAGCCCGGTGGCGCTCAAGCCCCTCGAGCAGCAGCTCCTCGACCGCGTGGACGGGCGCACCCGCGTCGCGGGGATCGCGGCGGCGCTGCACCTCAACGAGTTCGACGCGATCAAGGTGCTCTACCACCTCGCCGAGGCGGGCTACGTGGAGGCCGCGGCCGAGCCGCTGGCCGGCCCGGCGGAGGCGCCGGCGGAGCGGCTCGGGGCCATCTGCGAGGGGATGAACGAGCTCTTCCGGGTCATCGGCGCCGCGGTGGGCGCGGGCGGGATCGAGCCGGTCCTGGCCGGCAGCCGCCCCTTCCTCTCCGACCCGGCGAGCCGCTTCGCGCCGCTCTACCGGAAGCTCCAGCCGGCCCGCGACCTCTCGCTCGAGCCGGCCGCGCTGCTCCTCAACCTCGAGGCGCTCGACCCGAAGCGGCTGCGCGAGCTCGAGCCCTCCGGCGACCGGGCCGGCTACCTCTTCGACGCGCTCGCCGAGCTCATGTTCTTCTACCTGTTCCAGGCGGGCGAGAAGCTCCCGCGCGCGGCCGACGAGGCCCTGGCGCGCGAGGTGAAGCGGCGCTTCGACGCCCTCGCCAGCCTCAAGGCCACCCCATGA
- a CDS encoding DsbA family protein yields the protein MKKIALPALALASALALLAAVRPTRARAAAAPDLSQLLPELPLERLTPAQREELTKALSGQYCYCGCPHTLMGCLKEHKGCHHAPRMAAVAARLAAGGLRAPDISKALSEYYASFEKNKRAKLDVKDFGPPQGKASAPITIVEFSDFTCPYCQLLRPQLEDFVDQRRDRVRLFYKPFPLPMHPRSMEAAQAGEWAREKGFFWPMHDALFTHPHDLKDQDLSTYARQLGGDPGDLLKALQANRYKAKVEGSKAEATAAGLTGTPTLFLNGRRYTLPDYSPATLEFTLQDEEEWHKHGGWQHD from the coding sequence ATGAAGAAGATCGCCCTCCCCGCCCTCGCCCTCGCGAGCGCCCTCGCCCTCCTCGCCGCGGTGCGCCCGACCCGCGCCCGCGCCGCGGCCGCGCCCGACCTGTCGCAGCTGCTCCCCGAGCTGCCGCTCGAGCGGCTGACCCCGGCCCAGCGCGAGGAGCTCACCAAGGCCCTCTCGGGGCAGTACTGCTACTGCGGCTGCCCGCACACGCTCATGGGCTGCCTGAAGGAGCACAAGGGCTGCCACCACGCCCCGCGGATGGCCGCGGTGGCGGCGCGGCTCGCCGCCGGCGGCCTGCGCGCGCCCGACATCTCGAAGGCGCTCTCCGAGTACTACGCGAGCTTCGAGAAGAACAAGCGGGCGAAGCTCGACGTGAAGGACTTCGGGCCGCCGCAGGGCAAGGCGAGCGCCCCCATCACCATCGTCGAGTTCTCCGACTTCACCTGCCCGTACTGCCAGCTCCTCCGGCCCCAGCTCGAGGACTTCGTGGACCAGCGGCGCGACCGGGTGCGGCTCTTCTACAAGCCGTTCCCGCTCCCCATGCACCCGCGGTCGATGGAGGCGGCCCAGGCCGGCGAGTGGGCGCGCGAGAAGGGCTTCTTCTGGCCCATGCACGACGCGCTCTTCACCCACCCGCACGACCTCAAGGACCAGGACCTCTCCACCTACGCGCGGCAGCTGGGCGGCGACCCCGGCGACCTGCTCAAGGCGCTGCAGGCGAACCGCTACAAGGCGAAGGTGGAGGGCTCGAAGGCCGAGGCGACCGCCGCCGGCCTGACCGGCACCCCGACCCTGTTCCTGAACGGCCGCCGCTACACGCTGCCGGACTACTCCCCCGCCACCCTCGAGTTCACGCTGCAGGACGAGGAGGAGTGGCACAAGCACGGCGGCTGGCAGCACGACTGA
- a CDS encoding radical SAM protein — translation MDRERRDLEGGAVRKERGGRLRVALVYPNAYRLGMANLGLHAVYRILNDQPEALCERVFLPESPGEPPRSEESGLALADFDVVAFSLSFEDDYVHVVELLLRAGLPVRAADRRGGEPLVVAGGIAVQINPEPVAPFFDAFLVGEAEELAAPFVARVRALAGRELSREELLAGLASLPGAYVPSLYDVEYADTRSGGPGWVTRFAPREGAPERTRRLYVADLRGRPTSRVLDSPDAQFGDLFLTEVARGCLWGCRFCAAGFVQRPYREVDLETLRAEARKGMERGLRVGLVGPDTSDHTGLDPLTCFIGEGGGTFSPSSLRVDAITPALSRRMAEGGERSITIAPEAGTERMRRVINKDFPDDLVVRAAENALSQGMAHVKMYFMCGLPTETEDDVLGMARLALRIRDEVMMRYAKERGRMGRITLSVNPFVPKPWTPFQWAPMCEEKRLKEKRRLLEKTLRPRGVDVDFLSPREATLQSLLSRGDRRVADLLEAAARDHGGDVRKALPAWPHDPAWFAGREIPVEDRLPWDFIDQGLEKRFLAREYRRGVGAKITPKCHVETCRACGLDCAGHPELRPGLPVLQG, via the coding sequence GTGGATCGGGAACGGCGGGACCTCGAGGGCGGGGCGGTGCGCAAGGAGCGCGGCGGCAGGCTGCGCGTGGCGCTCGTGTACCCGAACGCCTACCGCCTGGGCATGGCCAACCTGGGCCTGCACGCCGTCTACCGGATCCTGAACGATCAGCCGGAGGCGCTCTGCGAGCGGGTCTTCCTCCCCGAGTCGCCCGGCGAGCCGCCCCGCAGCGAGGAGTCGGGGCTCGCCCTGGCCGACTTCGACGTGGTGGCGTTCTCGCTCTCCTTCGAGGACGACTACGTGCACGTGGTCGAGCTGCTGCTGCGGGCCGGGCTGCCCGTGCGGGCGGCCGACCGGCGGGGCGGCGAGCCGCTGGTGGTGGCCGGCGGCATCGCCGTGCAGATCAACCCCGAGCCGGTGGCGCCGTTCTTCGACGCCTTCCTGGTCGGCGAGGCCGAGGAGCTGGCGGCGCCGTTCGTCGCCCGCGTCCGCGCGCTCGCCGGTCGGGAGCTCTCGCGCGAGGAGCTCCTCGCCGGGCTCGCCTCCCTGCCGGGCGCCTACGTCCCGTCGCTCTACGACGTGGAGTACGCCGACACGCGCTCCGGCGGCCCGGGCTGGGTGACCCGCTTCGCGCCGAGGGAGGGCGCGCCGGAGCGGACCCGGCGCCTGTACGTCGCCGACCTGCGCGGCCGGCCCACCTCGCGCGTGCTCGACTCCCCCGACGCCCAGTTCGGGGACCTGTTCCTCACCGAGGTGGCGCGGGGCTGCCTCTGGGGCTGCCGCTTCTGCGCCGCCGGGTTCGTGCAGCGCCCCTACCGCGAGGTGGATCTCGAGACCCTGCGGGCCGAGGCGCGCAAGGGGATGGAGCGGGGGCTGCGCGTCGGCCTCGTGGGCCCCGACACGAGCGACCACACCGGGCTCGACCCGCTCACCTGCTTCATCGGCGAGGGCGGCGGCACCTTCAGCCCCTCGTCGCTGCGCGTGGACGCCATCACCCCCGCGCTGTCGCGCCGCATGGCGGAGGGCGGCGAGCGCTCCATCACCATCGCCCCGGAGGCCGGGACCGAGCGGATGCGGCGGGTCATCAACAAGGACTTCCCCGACGACCTGGTGGTGCGGGCGGCGGAGAACGCCCTCTCGCAGGGCATGGCCCACGTGAAGATGTACTTCATGTGCGGGCTCCCCACCGAGACCGAGGACGACGTGCTCGGGATGGCCCGCCTCGCGCTGCGGATCCGCGACGAGGTGATGATGCGCTACGCGAAGGAGCGCGGGCGCATGGGGCGCATCACGCTCTCGGTGAACCCCTTCGTCCCGAAGCCCTGGACGCCGTTCCAGTGGGCGCCCATGTGCGAGGAGAAGCGGCTCAAGGAGAAGCGGCGGCTGCTCGAGAAGACGCTCCGGCCCCGCGGCGTGGACGTGGACTTCCTCTCGCCGCGCGAGGCGACGCTCCAGTCGCTCCTCTCGCGCGGCGACCGCCGGGTGGCCGACCTCCTCGAGGCGGCGGCCCGCGACCACGGCGGCGACGTGCGCAAGGCGCTGCCGGCCTGGCCGCACGACCCCGCGTGGTTCGCCGGCCGCGAGATCCCGGTCGAGGACCGGCTCCCCTGGGACTTCATCGACCAGGGGCTCGAGAAGCGCTTCCTGGCGCGCGAGTACCGGCGCGGCGTCGGGGCGAAGATCACGCCCAAGTGCCACGTCGAGACCTGCCGCGCCTGCGGGCTCGACTGCGCCGGGCACCCGGAGCTGCGGCCCGGGCTGCCGGTGCTGCAGGGCTAG
- a CDS encoding Ig-like domain-containing protein has product MSIRRILAVALALLAGAACSGSKTTSVPSQPLAVTVSAATVMADGTKTVTVHVANAAAGAVALTTTRGTFQEGTRTTAVQGPASDAVLTTCDATLDASCQGTATITATDAALRTASAQVSFLGAEVCNNGVDDNGDGLVDCQDSACDSKACVTAGGVAGTCQALTCVAPVCAPTASSETNCQDGLDNDCNGTIDCLDSACDGQACKAGSPTFRCQSQKCVDMGSGYGLSITPARARIPADGKASTLVTLSVSKSGSAAANATVNLSTTLGTLSAPSVQTDSTGKATVLLTSDENGGIATITGTVAQAPLVSMTATVAMPLLGSITVVPVTAPVLGAKYSGFNEQIPISVLLLDTNQQPYPDGLAVRFEHQQLGGSEISKPFTADTSTCTAATHCLGYLGATASTKTGKADSDGLAAVNLYSGTVAGPVAIKVTATAGGLQRSYVIQNLAVVGAKASGAQVSIDCTPKNLPALMDTNCTQTFYAKQDVTCTAYFADRFGNVLGVPTLATFRSEAGAAGQPVTTTAYDPSKGTDQTSTLGFAKNTVLVGGYGLPLDVEPFTGEPSHALAAPDACGVSTRNPRDGLVTILVAVKGEEGFVDLNGNGIWDQGEPFVDQGEPYLDENDNGVHDANEPYIDVNGNGLYDGPNGKWDADTTIWAETRVLYTGLPDLGVSTWSAATFSVAASPATSKLVSATLLDPNLNILTSGASFAVSSVMQNASATIVNGPITFVDSLGMGFSQLYCSTEAPTTLAGCSATCQTSPCYRVSTVSGFSTGDVIPVLVTGAKAGGETVDLKITVDGIYEFFPLNGTVN; this is encoded by the coding sequence ATGTCCATCCGCCGCATCCTCGCAGTTGCCTTGGCCCTGCTCGCGGGCGCCGCCTGCTCGGGGAGCAAGACGACGAGCGTCCCGTCGCAGCCGCTCGCGGTGACCGTCTCGGCCGCGACCGTCATGGCCGACGGCACGAAGACCGTCACCGTCCACGTGGCGAACGCCGCCGCGGGCGCGGTGGCGCTCACCACCACGCGCGGCACCTTCCAGGAGGGGACGCGCACCACCGCGGTGCAGGGCCCGGCGTCCGACGCGGTGCTGACCACCTGTGACGCGACGCTCGACGCGAGCTGCCAGGGCACGGCGACCATCACCGCCACCGACGCCGCGCTCCGCACCGCCTCGGCACAGGTCTCCTTCCTCGGCGCCGAGGTCTGCAACAACGGCGTGGACGACAACGGCGACGGGCTCGTGGACTGCCAGGACTCGGCCTGCGACAGCAAGGCCTGCGTGACCGCCGGCGGGGTCGCCGGCACCTGCCAGGCGCTCACCTGCGTCGCGCCGGTCTGCGCCCCCACCGCCTCCTCCGAGACCAACTGCCAGGACGGCCTGGACAACGACTGCAACGGCACCATCGACTGCCTCGACAGCGCCTGCGACGGCCAGGCCTGCAAGGCCGGCTCGCCCACCTTCCGCTGCCAGAGCCAGAAGTGCGTGGACATGGGCTCGGGCTACGGCCTCTCCATCACCCCCGCCCGCGCCCGCATCCCGGCCGACGGCAAGGCGAGCACGCTCGTGACCCTCTCGGTCTCGAAGTCGGGCAGCGCGGCCGCCAACGCCACCGTGAACCTCTCGACCACGCTCGGCACGCTGTCGGCCCCGTCGGTGCAGACCGACTCCACCGGCAAGGCCACCGTGCTCCTCACCTCCGACGAGAACGGCGGCATCGCCACCATCACCGGCACGGTCGCGCAGGCGCCGCTCGTCTCGATGACGGCCACGGTCGCCATGCCACTCCTCGGCTCGATCACGGTGGTCCCGGTGACCGCGCCGGTCCTGGGCGCCAAGTACTCGGGCTTCAACGAGCAGATCCCGATCTCGGTCCTGCTCCTCGACACCAACCAGCAGCCCTACCCCGACGGCCTGGCGGTGCGCTTCGAGCACCAGCAGCTCGGCGGGTCGGAGATCTCGAAGCCCTTCACGGCCGACACCTCCACCTGCACCGCCGCCACCCACTGCCTCGGCTACCTCGGCGCGACCGCCTCCACCAAGACCGGCAAGGCCGACTCGGACGGCCTCGCCGCGGTGAACCTCTACTCCGGCACCGTCGCCGGGCCGGTCGCGATCAAGGTGACCGCCACCGCGGGCGGGCTCCAGCGCAGCTACGTGATCCAGAACCTGGCGGTGGTGGGCGCCAAGGCGAGCGGCGCGCAGGTGTCGATCGACTGCACGCCGAAGAACCTCCCGGCGCTCATGGACACCAACTGCACCCAGACCTTCTACGCCAAGCAGGACGTGACCTGCACCGCCTACTTCGCCGACCGGTTCGGCAACGTGCTCGGCGTGCCGACCCTCGCCACCTTCCGGAGCGAGGCCGGGGCGGCCGGCCAGCCGGTCACCACCACCGCCTACGACCCGTCGAAGGGCACCGACCAGACCTCGACGCTCGGCTTCGCCAAGAACACGGTCCTGGTGGGCGGCTACGGGCTCCCGCTCGACGTGGAGCCCTTCACCGGCGAGCCGAGCCACGCGCTCGCGGCGCCCGACGCCTGCGGCGTGAGCACGCGGAACCCGCGCGACGGCCTCGTCACCATCCTCGTCGCCGTGAAGGGCGAGGAGGGCTTCGTGGACCTGAACGGCAACGGCATCTGGGACCAGGGCGAGCCGTTCGTCGATCAGGGCGAGCCCTACCTCGACGAGAACGACAACGGCGTGCACGACGCCAACGAGCCGTACATCGACGTGAACGGCAACGGGCTCTACGACGGGCCGAACGGCAAGTGGGACGCCGACACGACCATCTGGGCCGAGACGCGGGTGCTCTACACCGGCCTGCCCGACCTCGGGGTCTCCACCTGGTCGGCCGCGACCTTCAGCGTGGCGGCCTCCCCGGCCACCTCGAAGCTGGTGAGCGCCACGCTGCTCGACCCGAACCTGAACATCCTCACCTCCGGCGCCAGCTTCGCGGTCTCCTCCGTGATGCAGAACGCCAGCGCGACCATCGTGAACGGCCCGATCACCTTCGTGGACAGCCTGGGCATGGGCTTCAGCCAGCTCTACTGCTCGACCGAGGCCCCGACGACGCTGGCCGGCTGCTCCGCCACGTGCCAGACCTCGCCCTGCTACCGGGTCTCGACCGTGAGCGGCTTCAGCACCGGCGACGTCATCCCGGTGCTCGTGACCGGCGCGAAGGCCGGCGGAGAGACGGTGGACCTCAAGATCACCGTCGACGGGATCTACGAGTTCTTCCCGCTGAACGGCACGGTCAACTAG